In Lautropia mirabilis, one DNA window encodes the following:
- a CDS encoding TonB-dependent siderophore receptor — protein sequence MSKQRQRRRTRRQLQWLAASMMPLAVPAAALAQSAEATLPEVEVLGTAEQAWKQAPGVSVVTRDDLATQPTNDLSEVLRKQPGVNLTGNSTSGQRGNNRQIDLRGMGPENTLILIDGKPVNSRKSVRYGWRGERDTRGDMNWVPAESIDHIEVLRGPAAARYGNGAAGGVVNIITKGTPDKLSGSATLHYSHPQHKEEGGSRRASFSLGAPLSEMLGFRLTGNIAKTESDAWDINRNHASTRTGTFAGTFPAGREGVRNRDLDARLSLKANAQHRVDLDASFSRQGNIYTGDTQNTNNYTTLPNGQLAPTSRRVQEALGNETNRIYRSNYALTHTGRYEGGASSSAYVQHEITRNERMDEGLAGGTEGLFSTGNFSTAHLKSTTLHGEYNQPGKWGSLDHVITLGLEGVHQSFNDPNSVSQATTEGGTIAGLASTGRSSKISAKIYSVFVEDNIELTPETILTPGVRFDHHSKAGNNWSPSLNLSHNLTREITLKAGVARAYKAPNLYQLNPNYLLYSRGIGCWGGGGSCYLMGNSNLKAETSINKELGIELANDTLVAGLTYFHNDYRDKIEAGHSVIGKATGGTGRTANASIFQWDNVPKALVTGLEGTFNYNFTPRVAWTNNLTYMIKSENKSTGEQLSIIPKYTVNSRLEWKVTDEASVFGTATFYGRQKANKLDYQGLPVQGEEAQGLSPYALVGLGGNYAVSRNLKVGLGVDNIFDKRLFRRGNAIGVNNPRTIYGAGAATYNEPGRTFYVTLTGTL from the coding sequence ATGAGCAAACAGAGACAGAGACGCCGTACCCGTCGGCAGCTGCAATGGCTGGCCGCTTCGATGATGCCACTGGCCGTGCCCGCTGCCGCACTGGCCCAGAGCGCCGAAGCCACCCTGCCCGAAGTGGAAGTGCTGGGCACGGCCGAGCAGGCCTGGAAGCAGGCGCCTGGCGTCTCGGTCGTCACGCGGGACGACCTGGCCACCCAACCCACCAATGACCTGAGCGAAGTGCTGCGCAAGCAGCCCGGCGTCAACCTCACCGGCAACTCCACCAGCGGCCAGCGCGGCAACAACCGCCAGATCGACCTGCGTGGCATGGGCCCCGAGAACACGCTGATCCTCATCGACGGCAAGCCGGTCAACAGCCGCAAGTCGGTGCGCTACGGCTGGCGGGGCGAGCGTGACACCCGGGGCGACATGAACTGGGTGCCGGCCGAATCCATCGACCACATCGAAGTGCTGCGTGGCCCGGCAGCGGCCCGCTACGGCAACGGTGCGGCCGGCGGCGTGGTCAACATCATCACCAAGGGCACGCCCGACAAGCTCAGCGGCAGCGCCACCCTGCACTACAGCCACCCGCAGCACAAGGAAGAGGGCGGTTCACGCCGCGCCAGCTTCAGCCTGGGCGCCCCCCTGTCCGAGATGCTGGGTTTCCGGCTGACCGGCAACATCGCCAAGACCGAGTCGGACGCCTGGGACATCAACCGCAACCATGCCTCCACCCGGACCGGCACCTTTGCCGGCACCTTCCCGGCCGGCCGCGAGGGCGTGCGCAACCGTGACCTGGATGCCCGGCTGAGCCTCAAGGCCAACGCGCAGCATCGTGTGGACCTGGACGCCAGCTTCAGTCGCCAGGGCAACATCTACACGGGCGACACGCAGAACACCAACAACTACACCACGCTGCCCAATGGCCAGCTGGCCCCCACCTCGCGTCGCGTGCAGGAAGCGCTGGGCAACGAGACCAACCGGATCTACCGCAGCAACTATGCGCTGACGCACACTGGCCGGTATGAAGGCGGTGCCTCGTCCTCGGCCTACGTGCAGCACGAGATCACCCGCAACGAGCGGATGGACGAGGGCCTGGCCGGCGGTACCGAAGGGCTGTTCTCGACCGGAAACTTCAGCACCGCCCACCTCAAGAGCACCACCCTGCACGGCGAATACAACCAGCCGGGCAAGTGGGGCAGCCTTGACCACGTGATCACGCTGGGTCTGGAGGGCGTGCACCAGAGCTTCAACGACCCGAACTCGGTGTCGCAGGCCACGACCGAAGGCGGGACCATTGCCGGACTGGCCAGCACGGGCCGCAGCAGCAAGATCAGCGCCAAGATCTATTCGGTCTTCGTCGAGGACAACATCGAGCTCACGCCCGAGACCATCCTGACGCCGGGCGTGCGCTTCGACCACCACAGCAAGGCCGGCAACAACTGGAGCCCCTCGCTGAACCTGTCGCACAACCTCACGCGCGAAATCACCCTGAAAGCCGGCGTGGCCCGGGCCTACAAGGCGCCCAACCTGTATCAGCTCAACCCCAACTACCTGCTGTACAGCCGCGGCATCGGCTGCTGGGGCGGCGGTGGCTCCTGCTACCTGATGGGCAACAGCAACCTCAAGGCCGAGACCAGCATCAACAAGGAACTGGGCATCGAGCTGGCCAACGACACCCTCGTGGCCGGCCTGACCTACTTCCACAACGACTACCGCGACAAGATCGAGGCAGGCCACTCCGTCATCGGCAAGGCAACCGGCGGCACCGGCCGTACCGCCAACGCCAGCATCTTCCAGTGGGACAATGTGCCCAAGGCGCTGGTCACGGGTCTGGAAGGCACGTTCAACTACAACTTCACGCCGCGGGTTGCCTGGACCAACAACCTCACCTACATGATCAAGAGCGAGAACAAGTCCACGGGCGAGCAGCTCTCGATCATTCCGAAGTACACGGTGAACTCGCGCCTGGAATGGAAGGTCACCGACGAGGCCAGCGTCTTCGGCACCGCCACCTTCTACGGCCGGCAAAAGGCCAACAAGCTGGACTACCAGGGGCTGCCCGTGCAGGGTGAGGAAGCTCAGGGCCTGTCGCCCTACGCGCTGGTGGGCCTGGGCGGCAACTACGCCGTCAGCCGCAACCTGAAAGTGGGCCTGGGTGTGGACAACATCTTTGACAAGCGCCTGTTCCGTCGCGGCAATGCCATCGGCGTGAACAACCCGCGCACCATCTACGGTGCCGGCGCAGCCACCTACAACGAACCCGGCCGCACGTTCTACGTGACGCTGACGGGAACGCTGTGA